Within Spinacia oleracea cultivar Varoflay chromosome 4, BTI_SOV_V1, whole genome shotgun sequence, the genomic segment aaaaaaaattaaaggtaAATATacatgtgaatagtgtaaaattgTAGAGGAAGTCATTTTCCTTTTTCCTAACTTGTACTCCGTACTAAGTATTACGGAGTAGAAAATATGAACTTCTTTGGAATTTTTTACTCCAAACCCAAAAAAGTACCGTTTACACAATTACACGAATTGAAAGTAACTAACCCTACATGACCAACCATACATGCCCATAAAGTGTGTGATTTTGATTAAGACTAGTTAAGATCactaatttagattatgttaaACTATTCAAATTCCAAACTCTTTGGTAcgttatacggagtataaaaatTGGATTTCCCCTTATCATAGAGTAATTTACTTTAATTGTAAATCAAACTAGGATAACCTTTATTTTTTTAGTAGAATAACTAAGAGAAAAACGGATCACATCCCATACGGCCACACACTTATTTTGAACTGAAATAAACAAATTTGTATGTTAAATATCTGAAACTGgtattatctaaacttatttgagTTTAACTAAACTTATTTATTTAGTctgaaataaatcaaaataattcaaacgaAACAAAATCTGTCTTTATGTGGTTAAACCCCGCGGACGGTGGGAGTAATTTAGCCACCGTTGAAGGCTTTTCCTTTTCATAACACACGTACATTCAAACAATGTCGAATGTCAATGGATTGATTAGTAACATTGTCTTGTACGTGCTCTTGTGAGTCTTGTCTACAAGACTACAACGTCTACATTTATAATTACGTACAAGGAGTGGTTAGGAAACCCAGTAAGAGTTTTTATTTTTCACGTACTTGTAGTTTAATGCTTCTTCTGTTTCAAAATACTTGTAATAATTCGAGTGATATATTTTTTGACCGTAAATACATGTAATTATACATTACAAAAAAATATTTCGTATTAAAAAATTACATTTGTAAAATATACAGGAAACTAATCTAACAacatattaaatatattaatatgctCAAAGTTAATGTATGAATAATTCGAAAGTGAAACTGTTACAAGTTTTCAATAACGGAAAAAACATAGTACTACCTCCAttcaaaatgatttttacacttttcgttttagtctgtttcataatgttttttacactttattttattttatttttggacataaaaaTTTACTATCTTTCTCTTCTTATCCTATAACATTTACAATTTCttactcactttctcttaccaAATAAGTGTCATATTTGGATGAATGCGCGAGGATTAAGAAAAATTAGAAgtgtgtaagaaaaacaatgatcaagagttttgtttttgtttttgaaaggATAAATTAGAtgattgtttattgataaagtacaaCTAAAAGTGGATGTGAAAATGAAAAAGTGGAAAACGTGTGAATATGTAAGAAAAATCAATCATGGTTTATGGAAAATTAAAAGAAGTGTATGTCCAAAAACAGAAATATGACACTTATTAGGGAACGCTATTTATGAAAATAACCCTTATTTAGAAACGAAGTGactattttattcattttttcttacaccaCCCATATTTTTACATACttttcttactttatccatattttattatatttaatcaatttttttacttttatttaaatatttatgtAAATAGTAGGCGTAACATTTACAAGAAGGGCTCCATTTACCAGAAGTATCTCAGAGTTATCAGCCGAACACAAGAAGGCAAGGTCCATATCCTAACAAATAACAACAGTACATGTGTAATGTAACAACAAAAACCTACAGCATTAccattaataattgaattagtataaataaatgaagCTTAAGCTTAAGCTTAAGTAGAAAACAGGAAAACAAGGAAAGTGACAATATAGAGGGAAATGACATTGCCGATTAGCCGTTGGAAGGCGAGGACGGTGTGGGAGTCGTATTTGCTGGATGCCAGGCTAAGCTTAAACCCCACCACTTACCGAACTTGTGATCAGAAttgagaattgagaattgagaattgagaattgagaattgagaattgaTGATTAGCCCGCACATGGTCGCGTTGTCTTCTTGGTCCCACCTCAtctctctttttattttattctattcttacatttttatttattttgtgggGATTGCTCTCTAACTTTACACTACTCCGTATGTATGTGTAGTCGTTACCTACTTAGCTGTTTTTTTTGGATATCACTGATTAAGTGATTAGTATTTTCAAATGCTAATTTTGTACCACAGAGTTTTAATCAATTACTTCATGATTGAATCAATTACTCTAAACGCAAAGACTAAAATATAGCACTCCATTTAATTATGTTGTATCAATCAATTACTTGATGGATGAATTAATTACTTTATATATGAAGACAAAAATATAACGTCCCATTTAATTAGTTGTATAGTATTTGACATACCTAACATCAAGTATTTAACATTGTATTGTTAATTGATAGTCTAAGCTACCCCTCACAAGAGGTTTATTCTGTatcttatactccctccgtctcttaatactcgactcggtttgaccggcacagagtttaaaggacttgaattgacttattagtttaatagatagtagagtattattttaatgtagttagtgggaaatgtaaACGGGTAGAGTAagggttgaattttttattattttttgtatgtagTAGGGGGTATGTGGGTTAATAAGGggaagtgagaaataatataatattgttaagtattttcatttttagaaacaggtcaagtattaagggacgacccgataaaaaaaaacaggtcaagtattaagggacggagggagtataattgcGGAGTATAAATAAGATTTTATTATACAGGAGTATATTCTGTGCCtcaactgttttttttttttcacgttATAATGAGTATTAAAAAACCAGCATCACTTACCATTTTCATAAAACATAAAGTGAAGAGTAATCTCATAACCTTAATCATCCTACAATGTAACAATACCCACatacaaaagaaataaaaaaaaatacaaatactTACATTCCTtgcattaattaaataatacggagtaataccaAGGCTTATCCATAATTATTCTAGTACCATCTTTATTTTTCTATCCCCATCCTCTTTATAAACCCTCCCCACCACTCACTTCTCCACTACTACTATCACCACCATCTCAAaaactagagagagaaacaaaacagaggagagagaaaaaaccaGAGGAAAAATGTCTAAGGAAGTAAGTGAAGAAGCACAAGCTCACCAACATGGAAAGGACTACGTAGATCCACCACCAGCACCATTCTTTGACTTAGGGGAGCTCAAATTGTGGTCTTTCTGGAGAGCTGCTATTGCTGAGTTTATTGCGACGCTTTTGTTTCTATACATAACCGTCGCCACTGTCATTGGTCACTCCAAGGAAACTGTTGTTTGTGGTTCTGTTGGCCTTCTTGGTATTGCTTGGGCTTTTGGTGGCATGATCTTTGTCCTTGTTTACTGCACCGCCGGTATCTCTGGTCAGTCTTTTTTCCATCTTACCCCCCTTCTTATGTGCTTCTTTTAGATTATGAACTTAATTTATGTGTTGTCTACTATAAAATCCAAAAGGGTTTTGTTGTGGGTAAGAGTTCATTTCACCATAAACATCTGATCTTAAAAAAGAAATTGTACTGAATATTGAATATGTTGCAAAAACAGGAGGGCACATCAACCCAGCAGTGACTTTCGGACTATTCCTAGCAAGGAAGGTGTCCTTACTAAGGGCACTAGTCTACATGATAGCCCAATGTTTAGGAGCCATATGTGGTGTAGGACTAGTGAAGGCCTTCATGAAGGGTCCTTACAACCAATTTGGTGGTGGGGCTAACTCTGTTGCTCTTGGATACAACAAAGGTACTGCCTTAGGAGCTGAGATTATCGGCACCTTTGTTCTTGTGTACACCGTCTTCTCTGCTACTGACCCTAAGAGGAGCGCACGTGACTCTCACGTGCCTATCTTGGCCCCACTTCCCATTGGTTTTGCTGTGTTCATGGTTCACTTGGCCACTATTCCCATCACTGGCACTGGTATCAACCCTGCTAGAAGCTTTGGCGCTGCTGTTATCTTCAACAGCAACAAGGTTTGGGATGACCAAGTAAGTTTTCTTTTCTTATATTTGATTAATTTAGGAACCGATGGACTATCTATAATACGAGTTACTAAATCAGGATGTTTAAATTTGTGGAATGTGCAGTGGATATTCTGGGTCGGACCATTCATTGGAGCAGCAGTAGCAGCAGCATACCACCAATATGTATTGAGGGCAGCAGCAATTAAGGCGTTGGGATCCTTCAGAAGCAACCCTACCAATTAATTAAGGAAGACTCTACTGTTTAATCAGAAATTAATGgaagaagggaaaaaaattgatttgtttttttgtGTGCAGTATTACCAACTATGAAGAGATTATTCAGTGTTTCTCATCTCTTGTTCTTTTGTAATTCTTGGGTATGTGAAGTAAATTATTGAGTTAAGTTAGCATCAATGGACAATGGTGTATTATTGTTGGTTCATCGAGTATTATGATTAGTGACCATTTCATTTGAATGCAGAATGCTGGTGGGCCCGATATTTATTTCCATCAAGCTAAAATCACGGGATACCCTCATTATTGAAAGGGCCGTCTAATAATAACAGTAATGATAACAATAATGCATCTGTTGAGGAATAATTGTCGTTATATGGTTGATTAATTTAAGATTAATGTTAATGAtgtcaagttattaaagttgtCACGAGTTACTCCGgtggatattttttttttttttgttataggGAGGGAGAGTCATATGTTAATGTTGATACTGATAGAAGATGAAAGTCGATCTCAGATTTCGGGTATTATCAACTATACATTTACTATTTGGGAATTGGGATATTGCAAGGGTCTTGTGTTGTACTCCGTACTAGTAACACTAGGTTTGGCTAATGGTTCTCAATCTTCATGAGCCACACCAAGGCTTAGTTGGTTCTTGCATGGGTAACTTAGTATTACTAAGTACAAATTGTGCTAAGATAATGTGTATAGAGTAGTTTTTATTTCAATTCTCGCCTAAATTAGTTCAGGCAACATAAAAAGCAATTAGAATCTTAATAGTGGGTTTTGATTTGGTTTTAATATAAGTCGCAACTTCAAAACACATCAAAAAATAGTTTCTGACACAATACATGACTTAAACCAATGAGGCCTTGACCTAGTGTCGCAATGATTATGATCGATGTGCACGCTATGTCTTTAGTTCGACCTCTCACCACcatttatactccgtaatttgTATTGTCCTTGTAGCACTTTTGcacccaaaaaataaaataatatacttcctccattttttttaattgcaccatctttgatttcacgcttgccaatgcactattttaaccactaatatctctcattatacattttaaaaaattataaaaatttgatgatttgaaagtatatttcgagacgaatctaacaagatcccacatgaatatatttttctttcaatataaatcacaaaaaataactacttcctccattttttaataattgcaccatcttggttttagcactattcccatattcttatatagttattttttgtgatttatatgtaaggaaatatatatttatgtgggatcttgttagattcgtctcgaaatatactttcaaattatcaattttttataattttttaaaatgtataatgagagatattagtggttaaaatagtgcattggcaagcgtgaaataccagatggtgcaattaaaaaaaatggaggaagtatataagaatatgtgaatagtgctaaaaccaagatggtgcaattattaaaaaatggaggaagtatcacGCAATAACAGCACCTACCACGGGTTTATTTCCATGCCATATCATCCTATTACAAACCTTGATtgtaatgattttttttccaataATCGGTAAAATCTCTGCAAAGGTTTTACTCCGTACATGTAAGGCCCATTATCATTCAActtattttaaaacaaaacaaaaaaatatgaaaattgATATGTTTTGCACACATGACACAGACAAACTACTTACTTTTAGTAATATTTAGTTACATATATTTTCGTAATgttaattcttatttacaaatgGTGTCCAATAAATATTGTAGCATAGAGTAAAAGTTAATTTAAAAAGCTTAAAAATTAACCCGATAGAtgtaaaagttttttttttttttaataaatgttttcattttaataaaaagaaattcattATAAAAGTGTGCCAAATTCATTACGAGTACTCCAATTCAAACATTTATTTCGACAAAACACAAGGAGCACCAAATGAAGCAAAATAGTGATAGGTCCAAAATGGGGTGTGTTGTCAAATCACATGGAAAACCACACCCAGCTAACCCATTTCCTTCTGTACGTAGAATTTACTCATTGAGTAAGTGGCCACGCAACTTAAGGCCACCTGTCAGATAATCATTGGGTAATGCCAGAATTTACCCGTTATCTCAAATAGCGGACACGTGTCGGTCTAGTACAGGGCTTATCAACAACTGTTTAAACCAGACAATCAGTGGTGGTTTGAAGAGGGAAAAAGCTGATGAAATTTGGCCACTTTTGACTAAAAGCCAAACAAAACCAAGGGAGTCACTTAAAAAACGGATATGAAATGCAATGCTAAAATGTTaacctaaaattcaattattgTTGTTTTATTTTTGGGGGTTAAAAAGTCCAAAGGAAATACTTCCtacgtttttttttaaatgacacaattatttatgcacgtttgtcaatgtacgattttaaacattaatatctctaattgtggatcggaaaaaattataaaaagttgatatttaaataatatttactgaTACAAATCTAATAataccccacacgactatgttttttcttaggtataaaccacaaaaggaagtcaaaggtgtttgtgtgaatagtgtctaaaATCCCATTATGTCATACGGAGTATAAAtgagaacagaggaagtacgaAATACTCCGCATAAATTACTCCATACAAATACTATAACCTGTCATGAGATTACCCACGAAAATTGAATTTGGATTTAATTTAGTATACTGTATACAGGATCTCAATTTTAATGAAAGTATTGGGTAAAACATTTAGAGGAGAGTTCACATGGGATGTGCCAAGTTGGGACCAAATTCAATGATTCGTTTACTACTGTATATCAAATGTTCGTATCATCATCATTTGAGCAAGGTAGGGTTTTCTAAGTACACAATTTCTGCTCTTCTCTTCTGCAGTTCTATGGAAAATCGGTGCAAATTTGTATTTATAGATTAAAAGCTTGTTTGCTTGCTGGGCATAAATTGTGTCAATGAGattgaatttgtatgtaaacttttaaggaaaataaatatttattttcatggtaattatagttcacttaaaattctcttttttcataaattttaattaCCATCCTTACCATTGGGGAGTGGTATTGGGTGGGAGTGCAAAtttattaagaaaaatagaattttGAGTGAACTATATTTGAGATAAGtttcattaccatggacattatgattttattttacttGTCAAATACGAAGTACTTCGTAACAATTAAATTTATTCTCATTCCCACCATTAATTATCGGCTACCAAATGCGCACTAAGAGAACTATCCGGCATACAAAACACTTACTCCGTCCtttctttaattttaatttactttGGCTATTgacattattatttaattactttgacttttgacactattaactttgatttactttttatatttttttgatgtACAAATCACACAGTTAAAGATGAATGTAGCGTTAGATACTTTATGGTTGAATGTAAACGTGGGCCTTGAGCATTGAAATAATAATACAACCAAagcttataaaaaaaaaaacaagatacTTTATGGTTAGATGAAACATCAAAGTTGCTAGAACTAGAATATCTCAAACCTAGTGGTCTTGTACTTCCATATTAAGTAAAATTTGAGTAAAGATAATTTCAAGTGGAATTCATTGTTGTTACTCCACTCAATATGAACCACATCAAGTAAATTTACTGTtaaaaataggaaaaattacatttaataatccaaccttttgacgattttccgttaataatccaacctttcgattaatatctaataatccaacatttgcaccccattaacttttattgctcctAACCGGTCATCAACCCACTATAGCAGGTAATATGAACACGTGTCATGCATACATTCGctataatttattaaaaaattaattactttttttccttcattttttctgacttttctttctttcttcttccttcctCCTTCACTCATGCCTGTAATTTTTGTTATAGTGAGAGTCAGAGTTAGCCCTCCTCCCcactcactctctctctctctacacCACCACCATATAAAACCACCGCCTTCCTCTGCTCTTCCACAGTTCCACCACCTCCCTCCACTACCGCCACGCTCATCTCCTTTCTCCTTTCCTCCACCCCGTAACTCACCGTTCACTTTCTCCTCTCACTATCACTTACGCACCCCGCAATTCCTCGCCATTTGCCCTACATCATTGGCTGCTTCGTCCATAAACTAAATTCAGTGAAGCATCCATAAAAAGGAGATCGAGAGGagggagagaaagaggagattGAGGGGAGCACCCATCCTTACCACCGCGACTCCACTGTCGCCTAACCTATTGTTTCCCTCAAAACCTTTCGAATTCCACCATCTGAATCCATACGACCTTTACCCATAAACACAAAGCTAATTAAAACACTCAGTAGCCAATAACCGTAACACAAACTCACGCACATTACCTATTTTCACTCTCCTATGATCCACCGCAACACCAGTACACCACCTTGACTCCACCACCTTTGCACCACCCTATCAGCGTGCCTCCAACCACCCAATTAAACCCCGCCCCTTTTGGTCCAACCCATCTCATCTCGCGCAAGCCCATGCCATTTAATTTTCTACTCCTCCTTTGTTTCGTGCCTCACCAAGTACGggttttgaaagttgaaactcaTTACCGATTTACTGTAGacataaattaaaatatcaACATTTACTTCCTTTTCatggattttaaaaaaaataaaaataaaaataaaataaaaacgtgACCTTTTTAGCCGGTCTCCCGTCAGTTAGGatcaataaaagttaatggggtgtaaaggttggattattagacattaatcaaaaggttggattattaacggaaaatcgtcaaaaggttggattattaaaagtaatttttccttaaaaataatGTTACCATCATTCAAGGGCATCAACCCTAAAAGTGTACAACTCATGTTAAAAGTGACCTACAACTACAAACAAATTCTAGTGACTTCCATTAGAAATGACTAAATGAGCCCTTAACCCTTGTCCTTGTCCTTGTCCATATCATAAGGGTATATCAATATCGTgctttaagaaaaacaaaggtgGAAAACTGCAAATTCCAACTTGCAAAACACCATCTTTGTTCATAGCAAGAAATGGGCAGAGATAGTAAAAAGGACCAATGtgaagattgaaacttgaaagaaGTGGGACCCACCCGTCTTTCTTTAGGTCCACAAAAAACTTGGGCCCCACCCATATTCTTTTAGAGTGGTCCAAAATGAAATTAGGTCCTTATCTCTAACCCTCCAGTATAGAGAAAGTTATTGCAATCTTTAGTAAAGTGTCCTTTACCTTTTTTTACCCAAccagatttattttttacagTTACAGAGTGACATATATCACGTGCTGTACATGAGTCATCAAGGTGGGACCCACGTGCATAGGGTGCTCTTTTCAGCTTTCAAAGAGTTAGGTCAACAGTGAAGAGCATAGGCCAATGGTAAACTTTAATGAGGCCTCGAGAAGAGAAGAAGCAAAACTGAGGTAGAGGTAGTCAACAAAGTTAGTTTGTGACTTTCTCTGTGCTCTCTCTAACGGCCAAATATTCTAACCAAAAGGGTTGTGGTGAAAAGATGGACTGGAACAAGATCAAGTCATAAAAGAAATATATTAAGATTTGGTAGTTATGAGTTGGATTTACCTATTTGTTCTTTGTAATTGAACGTATGATGGTGAGGGATATTGATTTTCATATTTCAAAAGTTGATTTTGGAACTTTTATCATGAAAGCACAAATTTACGTGTTCTACTCATAACGATTAAGGAGTACTAAAATCAATTCCTATTTCCTTAAAGTGTATACCACCCCGTATACAAAAGCTTATACTACTCTGTGTCACAATACATGCAACATTTCTCATTTGAGCACTATCTATCAtcaattttgacaatatttatttttccattttgtaaggaaaaaacatagtcaagcTAGATATTGTTAAGTTCGTATCAATTTGAAGAtttcaaatatcaaatttttatagtttttatttacacacaattagagatattaatgtaaAAAGAAACGTGTTGGAATACGTGAACAAAGAAATGTTGCATGCATTGTGAAACGGGGTAGTATAAAACGgttttatatacttcgtactcCGTATAAGATTAACTTTTTACCTATCATTACTTTTTAATCGAATAATTAAACATTGTGATCAATTAGTTATCTTCTTTAATGCTGACATAAACAGTCTTACGCGTATAGAGGTCTCATAGGAGACCTACTTATACctgtattaaacatgtaattgaGAGACAACTTATGTCCAACGGAGCATtctaaacttttcaaaataaggACTAGATATTGATCATACTCTTTGTGTATCGCTATATGACGGCGGCGACATTAAAATCGCCTGCGCTTCTCCGGCAGCCCCCTATTTTTCCGGCAAGCCTCCAGCAGGAGGCATCTTCTTCCATCACCATATTTTTCCTGCGAGCCTCTTGCCATCTTCCCTTCTCCTTCACCACTATCTTCCTGTCATCACCATCACCGTTACCATCTCCCTTCAACCTTCACCTTCACCTTCCCCTCAACCTTAAGCGTCCTACCATCTTCGACGACTTAATgagaaaaaaataatcaaacacACAGTCCCACATAGATTTTGCGCCACGACCACAAAACTGCGGCACAAATTTCGCTCCTCAGCCACGGAACTGCCTCACAGATTTTTTGCTGCGGCCACAGAATTGCCGCACAAATTTTTCGCTGCGGCCACAGAACTGCCGCAGATCTTGTGCTACTTTGACGTGGCCACACGCAAAAACCGTGCGATACAGtttcaattattttttttgaaaaacttaAGCTCTGCCGCTGCTTTGCTTCGTCGCTCTGTGTGTGCTGTTCAGATATTGGCTGCCATGTGCTGATGTGTTATGCTTCGCGTATTCTTCTCCTTTTGTGTCGTTGCTTCAATGTCGCTGCTCCTATGCTATGTgccttctcccttgcttacaaAAGAGACCAGACCAGAGACGCCGGAAATACAGAGCACAACACACCCTCGCCGGAACTACCTAATGAAGACCTAACAGACCTCGCCGGTTTTTTTTGGGAGGGGTGCGTTTTTTAGGAGGGTTTTTTTTGGCCGGTGGGTCGAGGGTGATGGTTGGAGATTGGCCGAAAAATCAGAGAGGCAGGTGAAGTGGGACGAGTTGATTTTTTATAAAGggcaaaaacatcatttcatacTAAATACGCAGGTGTTTTTAGCTAATGTAGATATCGATTAAAAATCCCCTATTTTTTTATCCAAAAAAAGATAATTGACCTTAACCTTATTTCAGGCCGTCCCAAATTAACATACACTAGTACGaagtaatttttaaattttgccTTTACAAGAAATCAATCCCTCCCACTTCGTACTTTCATTTCTTAAAAAGATGAATAGAGGATAAGTTTGACTAGTACAAATGTTACCACGGACGACAGAGTCATTTATTCCTTGGTCCTAGAATTATATTCGAGACCTCtactcttgattttttttttttttttgtttaataagGAGAGAAAAACCAAGTTAAATCCTTTGAAAGGGCCAACCTAAAGCATCCTTACGGATGATGAGGGCTCTACTCTTGATGAATGGTTAATACTTCTTCTTGTTTCATTTTGTAATACCGCGTAGaatatttttgaattgaaaatagATGAGATTAATCTCTATttcttttaattaatttcatatCTTAAGATATCACACATGAATTAGTaaattatttccaaataaaCCACCCCATTTCCCCGCTTCATACATTAATAAACAATTGATCTAAGAAATGGGATCATCCATTCCTTTTCCAGAAAATAGAGAGGATCCTGACCCCATTCCTTCATACTCAATTCACCTTGACAGATCATTTGGATATTGGAATTATGACCTTTAATTTAATGATAGTCAATTATACCAAGACTGAGTGCGAGGGACTAATGGGCATAATCATTCTCTCCATTATTCATA encodes:
- the LOC110800173 gene encoding aquaporin PIP-type; its protein translation is MSKEVSEEAQAHQHGKDYVDPPPAPFFDLGELKLWSFWRAAIAEFIATLLFLYITVATVIGHSKETVVCGSVGLLGIAWAFGGMIFVLVYCTAGISGGHINPAVTFGLFLARKVSLLRALVYMIAQCLGAICGVGLVKAFMKGPYNQFGGGANSVALGYNKGTALGAEIIGTFVLVYTVFSATDPKRSARDSHVPILAPLPIGFAVFMVHLATIPITGTGINPARSFGAAVIFNSNKVWDDQWIFWVGPFIGAAVAAAYHQYVLRAAAIKALGSFRSNPTN